One genomic region from Salvia hispanica cultivar TCC Black 2014 chromosome 2, UniMelb_Shisp_WGS_1.0, whole genome shotgun sequence encodes:
- the LOC125205501 gene encoding peroxisome biogenesis protein 1 isoform X1 produces MEFEVRAVGGIESCFVSLPLSLIQTLQTGYLPPILALELRSDDRLWQVAWCGGASNSPSSIEIARHYADCIGLSDRTSVKVRVVSNLPKATLVTVEPLTEDDWEILELNSELAESVILKQVGVVHEQMKFPLWLHGQTVVTFLVMSIFPQNPVVQLVPGTEVAVAPKRRKNPSLQSPDEVHTIAKAQLRIQDSDNKSIYKYEENGIEMDVVLTFGVYVHPETAKKYSFSSCQLVEISPRPLSKNSKKKLQSRSKTNENVANNGIHNDKGNSPQHLIVHLLFCESVSKGHIMLAQSLRLYLGAELHSWVHVKGCIISAKKDIAPFSISPYHFKIFEKNQFMENNSPEVASNREYHKQKDSLDSISSNAELGVSDWSMHDKVVAALSSGLFHEEVEGSATKTRERHRKVGHRNGLSDLLRVWCIAQLETFASNSAEDVSSLVIGSKNLLHLKVKYESLPIDWKIQTSGKSFPRNRNQAEDAWVDILYMLSLVDESLHDGDYNTYELAFDKGGRNFSSKSLDMLLEKLQLGDMLFSHVAPSVFPGNVLSASSSSLDWMGTAPSDVNHRLISLLSPTSGMLFSIYNLPLPGHILICGPAGSGKTLLAKASAKYIEGCKDILAHVVFVSCSRLTLEKPSTIRQELSSNITEALDHAPSVIILDDLDSLVASSSDLEGSQPSSSSAAFIEFLADILDEGKQRSFCGTGPIAFIATVQSLTNFPQSLSCSGRFDFHVNLPAPAAAERSAILKHEMEKRSLQCSDDLLSDIASKCDGYDAYDLEILVDRSVHAAIGRSLSADLGSKENRKPTLIRDDFQQAMENFLPVAMRDITKPATEGGRSGWEDVGGLNDIRNAIKEMIELPSKFPNIFAQAPLRLRSNVLLYGPPGCGKTHIVGAAAAACSLRFISVKGPELLNKYIGASEQAVRDIFSKAAAAAPCLLFFDEFDSIAPKRGHDNTGVTDRVVNQFLTELDGVEVLTGVFVFAATSRPDLLDAALLRPGRLDRLLFCDFPSHQERQEILKVLSRKLPMDGDVDLEQVARMTEGFSGADLQALLSDTQLEAVHELLDNDDVSTTKKMPVITNALLKSIASNAKPSVSEAEKRRLYDIYSQFLDSKRSAAAQSREAKGKRATLA; encoded by the exons ATGGAGTTTGAGGTGAGAGCAGTGGGAGGAATCGAGAGCTGCTTCGTCTCCCTTCCTCTCTCCCTCATCCAAACCCTTCAGACCGGTTACCTCCCTCCAATTCTAGCGCTCGAGCTCCGCTCCGACGATCGCCTCTGGCAAGTCGCGTGGTGCGGCGGCGCCTCGAATTCCCCTTCCTCAATTGAG ATAGCTCGCCACTATGCGGATTGCATTGGATTGAGCGATCGGACCTCGGTTAAAGTGCGTGTGGTCAGTAATTTGCCGAAAGCTACGCTTGTGACGGTTGAGCCGCTGACGGAGGATGATTGGGAGATTCTGGAGCTCAATTCGGAGCTTGCTGAAAGTGTTATTTTGAAGCAG GTTGGAGTTGTACACGAACAAATGAAATTTCCGCTGTGGTTGCATGGACAAACAGTTGTCACATTTCTTGTTATGTCAATCTTTCCCCAGAATCCAGTAG TTCAACTTGTTCCTGGGACTGAAGTTGCAGTAGCTCCGAAGAGACGTAAAAATCCGTCCCTGCAATCTCCAGATGAGGTTCACACAATTGCTAAAGCACAACTTCGGATCCAAGATTCAGATAATAAGTCTATTTATAAATACGAGGAGAATGGCATTGAAATGGACGTTGTACTCACATTTGGTGTTTATGTCCATCCAGAAACAGCTAAGAAATATTCTTTCAGTTCTTGTCAGCTTGTAGAGATATCTCCACGGCCTCTATCTAAAAATAGCAAGAAAAAGCTGCAATCTAGAagcaaaacaaatgaaaatgtagcCAACAATGGTATTCATAACGATAAGGGGAATTCCCCTCAGCATCTCATCGTCCAtctattattttgtgaatcAGTGTCAAAAGGGCACATAATGCTAGCTCAGTCCCTTCGCCTGTATTTGGGGGCAGAATTACACTCAT GGGTACATGTCAAAGGGTGTATCATTAGTGCAAAAAAAGACATAGCTCCCTTTTCTATTTCACCATATCATTTCAAGATATTTGAAAAGAATCAGTTTATGGAGAATAACAGCCCAGAAGTTGCAAGCAACCGTGAGTACCATAAACAAAAAGATAGTCTTGATAGTATTAGTTCAAATGCAGAACTGGGTGTTAGTGATTGGTCTATGCATGACAAGGTTGTTGCAGCACTTTCTTCTGGACTTTTCCATGAAGAGGTTGAAGGTTCAGCTACTAAGACCAGGGAAAGACACAGGAAAGTTGGTCATAGAAATGGTTTATCAGATCTTTTACGTGTGTGGTGTATAGCCCAGCTTGAAACTTTTGCTTCAAATTCAGCAGAAGACGTAAGCTCATTGGTTATAGGAAGCAAAAACTTACTTCATTTAAAAGTCAAATATGAGAGTTTGCCTATAGATTGGAAGATACAAACATCTGGTAAAAGTTTCCCCAGAAACAGAAACCAAGCTGAAGATGCATGGGTTGATATCCTTTATATGCTGTCACTTGTTGATGAATCTTTGCATGATGGCGACTATAATACCTATGAACTTGCATTTGACAAAGGCGGGAGAAACTTTTCTTCAAAAAGTTTAGACATGTTGCTAGAGAAGCTGCAGCTGGGTGATATGTTATTCTCTCATGTTGCCCCTTCAGTATTTCCTGGAAATGTCCTTTCTGCTTCAAGTTCTTCATTGGACTGGATGGGTACAGCTCCATCTGATGTAAATCACA GGTTGATCTCTTTGTTGTCTCCTACTTCTGGAATGTTGTTCAGTATCTATAATCTGCCGTTGCCTGGGCATATTCTAATATGCGGACCTGCA gGTTCTGGAAAAACATTATTGGCCAAAGCCTCTGCAAAATATATTGAAGGCTGTAAAGATATTTTGGCACATGT AGTCTTTGTGTCTTGTTCTAGGCTCACTCTGGAGAAGCCTTCAACTATTCGTCAAGAACTTTCCAGCAACATAACTGAAGCACTGGATCATGCACCTTCTGTCATCATCTTGGATGATCTTGACAGCCTTGTTGCATCTTCCTCGGATCTGGAGGGGTCTCAACCTTCATCATCTTCTGCAGCATTCATTGAGTTTCTTGCTGATATATTAGATGAG GGAAAGCAAAGGAGCTTTTGTGGGACTGGTCCCATTGCATTCATTGCTACTGTGCAATCCCTGACTAATTTTCCACAGAGCTTGAGCTGTTCTG GACGGTTTGACTTTCATGTCAATCTTCCTGCACCTGCTGCTGCTGAACGGTCAGCTATATTGAAGCATGAGATGGAGAAACGATCATTGCAATGTTCTGATGATCTCCTGTCAGATATAGCATCAAAATGTGATGGATATGATGCTTATGATCTA GAAATACTGGTAGACCGATCTGTGCATGCAGCCATTGGTCGCTCATTATCTGCTGATTTGGGATctaaagaaaatagaaagcCTACTTTGATCCGGGATGACTTTCAGCAAGCAATGGAAAATTTTCTACCAGTGGCCATGCGAGACATCACTAAACCAGCTACAGAAGGTGGTCGCTCTGGTTGGGAAGATGTTGGTGGTCTTAATGATATTCGAAATGCTATTAAAGAG ATGATTGAACTACCTTCAAAATTTCCCAACATATTTGCACAAGCACCATTAAGATTGCGGTCCAATGTTCTCTTATATGGTCCTCCTGGTTGTGGGAAAACACATATTGTTGGTGCAGCTGCTGCAGCATGTTCACTACGGTTCATCTCAGTGAAAGGGCCCGAATTGCTTAACAAGTATATTGGTGCTTCTGAACAAGCT GTTCGGGATATCTTCTCAAAAGCAGCTGCAGCAGCTCCCTGCCTACtcttttttgatgaatttgatTCTATAGCTCCAAAGAGAGGACATGATAATACCGGTGTAACTGATAGAGTTGTCAATCAG TTTCTAACAGAATTGGATGGTGTTGAAGTCTTGACTGGTGTATTTGTTTTTGCTGCTACTAG TCGACCAGATTTGCTTGATGCTGCACTTCTACGGCCTGGTAGGCTGGACCgacttttattttgtgattttccATCACACCAGGAGAGGCAAGAGATTCTTAAGGTCCTCTCAAGAAAG TTACCAATGGACGGTGATGTCGACTTGGAGCAGGTAGCTCGAATGACTGAAGGCTTCAGTGGAGCTGACCTTCAAGCGCTTCTCTCTGACACACAACTTGAAGCGGTTCACGAGCTTTTAGATAACGATGATGTCAGCACGACTAAAAAGATGCCTGTAATCACAAATGCTCTCTTGAAGTCCATCGCGTCCAATGCTAAACCGTCAGTATCAGAAGCTGAGAAGCGAAGGTTGTACGATATCTACAGCCAGTTTCTTGATTCAAAGCGATCAGCCGCTGCACAg TCGAGGGAAGCAAAAGGTAAACGTGCGACGTTAGCCTAA
- the LOC125205501 gene encoding peroxisome biogenesis protein 1 isoform X2, whose product MEFEVRAVGGIESCFVSLPLSLIQTLQTGYLPPILALELRSDDRLWQVAWCGGASNSPSSIEIARHYADCIGLSDRTSVKVRVVSNLPKATLVTVEPLTEDDWEILELNSELAESVILKQVGVVHEQMKFPLWLHGQTVVTFLVMSIFPQNPVVQLVPGTEVAVAPKRRKNPSLQSPDEVHTIAKAQLRIQDSDNKSIYKYEENGIEMDVVLTFGVYVHPETAKKYSFSSCQLVEISPRPLSKNSKKKLQSRSKTNENVANNGIHNDKGNSPQHLIVHLLFCESVSKGHIMLAQSLRLYLGAELHSWVHVKGCIISAKKDIAPFSISPYHFKIFEKNQFMENNSPEVASNLFPGNVLSASSSSLDWMGTAPSDVNHRLISLLSPTSGMLFSIYNLPLPGHILICGPAGSGKTLLAKASAKYIEGCKDILAHVVFVSCSRLTLEKPSTIRQELSSNITEALDHAPSVIILDDLDSLVASSSDLEGSQPSSSSAAFIEFLADILDEGKQRSFCGTGPIAFIATVQSLTNFPQSLSCSGRFDFHVNLPAPAAAERSAILKHEMEKRSLQCSDDLLSDIASKCDGYDAYDLEILVDRSVHAAIGRSLSADLGSKENRKPTLIRDDFQQAMENFLPVAMRDITKPATEGGRSGWEDVGGLNDIRNAIKEMIELPSKFPNIFAQAPLRLRSNVLLYGPPGCGKTHIVGAAAAACSLRFISVKGPELLNKYIGASEQAVRDIFSKAAAAAPCLLFFDEFDSIAPKRGHDNTGVTDRVVNQFLTELDGVEVLTGVFVFAATSRPDLLDAALLRPGRLDRLLFCDFPSHQERQEILKVLSRKLPMDGDVDLEQVARMTEGFSGADLQALLSDTQLEAVHELLDNDDVSTTKKMPVITNALLKSIASNAKPSVSEAEKRRLYDIYSQFLDSKRSAAAQSREAKGKRATLA is encoded by the exons ATGGAGTTTGAGGTGAGAGCAGTGGGAGGAATCGAGAGCTGCTTCGTCTCCCTTCCTCTCTCCCTCATCCAAACCCTTCAGACCGGTTACCTCCCTCCAATTCTAGCGCTCGAGCTCCGCTCCGACGATCGCCTCTGGCAAGTCGCGTGGTGCGGCGGCGCCTCGAATTCCCCTTCCTCAATTGAG ATAGCTCGCCACTATGCGGATTGCATTGGATTGAGCGATCGGACCTCGGTTAAAGTGCGTGTGGTCAGTAATTTGCCGAAAGCTACGCTTGTGACGGTTGAGCCGCTGACGGAGGATGATTGGGAGATTCTGGAGCTCAATTCGGAGCTTGCTGAAAGTGTTATTTTGAAGCAG GTTGGAGTTGTACACGAACAAATGAAATTTCCGCTGTGGTTGCATGGACAAACAGTTGTCACATTTCTTGTTATGTCAATCTTTCCCCAGAATCCAGTAG TTCAACTTGTTCCTGGGACTGAAGTTGCAGTAGCTCCGAAGAGACGTAAAAATCCGTCCCTGCAATCTCCAGATGAGGTTCACACAATTGCTAAAGCACAACTTCGGATCCAAGATTCAGATAATAAGTCTATTTATAAATACGAGGAGAATGGCATTGAAATGGACGTTGTACTCACATTTGGTGTTTATGTCCATCCAGAAACAGCTAAGAAATATTCTTTCAGTTCTTGTCAGCTTGTAGAGATATCTCCACGGCCTCTATCTAAAAATAGCAAGAAAAAGCTGCAATCTAGAagcaaaacaaatgaaaatgtagcCAACAATGGTATTCATAACGATAAGGGGAATTCCCCTCAGCATCTCATCGTCCAtctattattttgtgaatcAGTGTCAAAAGGGCACATAATGCTAGCTCAGTCCCTTCGCCTGTATTTGGGGGCAGAATTACACTCAT GGGTACATGTCAAAGGGTGTATCATTAGTGCAAAAAAAGACATAGCTCCCTTTTCTATTTCACCATATCATTTCAAGATATTTGAAAAGAATCAGTTTATGGAGAATAACAGCCCAGAAGTTGCAAGCAACC TATTTCCTGGAAATGTCCTTTCTGCTTCAAGTTCTTCATTGGACTGGATGGGTACAGCTCCATCTGATGTAAATCACA GGTTGATCTCTTTGTTGTCTCCTACTTCTGGAATGTTGTTCAGTATCTATAATCTGCCGTTGCCTGGGCATATTCTAATATGCGGACCTGCA gGTTCTGGAAAAACATTATTGGCCAAAGCCTCTGCAAAATATATTGAAGGCTGTAAAGATATTTTGGCACATGT AGTCTTTGTGTCTTGTTCTAGGCTCACTCTGGAGAAGCCTTCAACTATTCGTCAAGAACTTTCCAGCAACATAACTGAAGCACTGGATCATGCACCTTCTGTCATCATCTTGGATGATCTTGACAGCCTTGTTGCATCTTCCTCGGATCTGGAGGGGTCTCAACCTTCATCATCTTCTGCAGCATTCATTGAGTTTCTTGCTGATATATTAGATGAG GGAAAGCAAAGGAGCTTTTGTGGGACTGGTCCCATTGCATTCATTGCTACTGTGCAATCCCTGACTAATTTTCCACAGAGCTTGAGCTGTTCTG GACGGTTTGACTTTCATGTCAATCTTCCTGCACCTGCTGCTGCTGAACGGTCAGCTATATTGAAGCATGAGATGGAGAAACGATCATTGCAATGTTCTGATGATCTCCTGTCAGATATAGCATCAAAATGTGATGGATATGATGCTTATGATCTA GAAATACTGGTAGACCGATCTGTGCATGCAGCCATTGGTCGCTCATTATCTGCTGATTTGGGATctaaagaaaatagaaagcCTACTTTGATCCGGGATGACTTTCAGCAAGCAATGGAAAATTTTCTACCAGTGGCCATGCGAGACATCACTAAACCAGCTACAGAAGGTGGTCGCTCTGGTTGGGAAGATGTTGGTGGTCTTAATGATATTCGAAATGCTATTAAAGAG ATGATTGAACTACCTTCAAAATTTCCCAACATATTTGCACAAGCACCATTAAGATTGCGGTCCAATGTTCTCTTATATGGTCCTCCTGGTTGTGGGAAAACACATATTGTTGGTGCAGCTGCTGCAGCATGTTCACTACGGTTCATCTCAGTGAAAGGGCCCGAATTGCTTAACAAGTATATTGGTGCTTCTGAACAAGCT GTTCGGGATATCTTCTCAAAAGCAGCTGCAGCAGCTCCCTGCCTACtcttttttgatgaatttgatTCTATAGCTCCAAAGAGAGGACATGATAATACCGGTGTAACTGATAGAGTTGTCAATCAG TTTCTAACAGAATTGGATGGTGTTGAAGTCTTGACTGGTGTATTTGTTTTTGCTGCTACTAG TCGACCAGATTTGCTTGATGCTGCACTTCTACGGCCTGGTAGGCTGGACCgacttttattttgtgattttccATCACACCAGGAGAGGCAAGAGATTCTTAAGGTCCTCTCAAGAAAG TTACCAATGGACGGTGATGTCGACTTGGAGCAGGTAGCTCGAATGACTGAAGGCTTCAGTGGAGCTGACCTTCAAGCGCTTCTCTCTGACACACAACTTGAAGCGGTTCACGAGCTTTTAGATAACGATGATGTCAGCACGACTAAAAAGATGCCTGTAATCACAAATGCTCTCTTGAAGTCCATCGCGTCCAATGCTAAACCGTCAGTATCAGAAGCTGAGAAGCGAAGGTTGTACGATATCTACAGCCAGTTTCTTGATTCAAAGCGATCAGCCGCTGCACAg TCGAGGGAAGCAAAAGGTAAACGTGCGACGTTAGCCTAA